One Candidatus Rokuibacteriota bacterium genomic window, CTCCCGGGAGCCCCATGCCGAGGAATACCGACCGGACCCTCCCACGCTCCCCAAGAGCGACCACGGTCAGGAGGAAGAGCGCGCAGAAGAGCGAGCGCCAGAAGACGGTGGTCCACCCGTCGGTGGCGATCAGGCGGCTGATGAGGCCGCCGCTGGACCAGCAGATTGCGGCCGCGGCGACCAGCAGGATCCCGCGGCGCTGCGGTGACGTCGGCCTGGTCCTACCCGATGAGGAGGGCCGCGCGGCCGACGATGGTACCCCGCTCGAGCCGCTCGTGCAGGGCCTCGGCCTCGGCCATGGGGCAGATCTCGCTGACGATGGGCCACACCTCGCCGCGGGCGACCAGGGCCAGGGTGTCCAGGACCTCCGAGCGCGTCACGTAGCGGCTGCCGAGGAGGTCCAGCTCCCCGAGGAGCATCTGCATGGCATCCACGCGGAAGACCTTGCCGGCGCCGCCGAGGGTGACCATGCGCCCCTTGACGGCCAGCGCCTTGACGGCCTGCTCGAGCGTCGCGCTGGACGAGACGTAGTCCACCGCCACGTCGACGCCGCGGCCGCCGGTCAGCTCCCTGAGGGCCTCCACCACGTCCTGGCGGCTGGCGTCCACTACGGCCTCGGCGCCGGCCCGGCGGCACGCCTCGAATTTCCCGGCAGCCGTGTCCACGGCGATCACCCGGGCGCCGGCCCACCTGGACAGCAGGATCTGGTGGATGCCGAGGCCCCCGCCGGCGCCGAACACCGCCACCGTCTCGCCGGGCCGGGTGCGCGTCCGGCGGTTGACCTTGTACGGGGTGGCGAGGGCATCCGAGATGACGCCGATCTCGGCCGGATGCGCCCGGTGGTCGAGCCCCTCCGGCAGCCGCAGGAAGTTGTGGGCAGGGAGGCTGACGTACTCCGCGTAGCCGCCGTCGCACTCCTTGCCGACATTGCCGCCCGAGCGCTCGCAGAGCGGCTCGAGATTGCCGAGGCACATGCGGCACCGGCCGCAGAAGAGGTAGTAGTAGGCGGTCACGGGGTCGCCCACCGCGAGCCCGCTCACGCCCGCACCCACCTCGACGATCTCGCCGGTGATCTCGTGGCCGATGATGCGCGGATAGGCGAGCGGAGTGCGGCCGGCCTTGTAGTGCTGGATGGTGAGGCCCGCCCCGCAGGCCAGGACCCGCGCCACCG contains:
- a CDS encoding zinc-binding dehydrogenase; protein product: MKALVLRAPGAPFALEVVPDPVAAPGEAVARVLACGAGLTIQHYKAGRTPLAYPRIIGHEITGEIVEVGAGVSGLAVGDPVTAYYYLFCGRCRMCLGNLEPLCERSGGNVGKECDGGYAEYVSLPAHNFLRLPEGLDHRAHPAEIGVISDALATPYKVNRRTRTRPGETVAVFGAGGGLGIHQILLSRWAGARVIAVDTAAGKFEACRRAGAEAVVDASRQDVVEALRELTGGRGVDVAVDYVSSSATLEQAVKALAVKGRMVTLGGAGKVFRVDAMQMLLGELDLLGSRYVTRSEVLDTLALVARGEVWPIVSEICPMAEAEALHERLERGTIVGRAALLIG